Proteins encoded in a region of the Coregonus clupeaformis isolate EN_2021a chromosome 9, ASM2061545v1, whole genome shotgun sequence genome:
- the eda2r gene encoding tumor necrosis factor receptor superfamily member 27 isoform X2: MLVKTIFKSVLKYLRKTYGSRSYISVMDCSETQYYLNGNCHPCLQCGPGQELSEDCGYGIGRSAYCIPCNVKTYKEGQGYHNCRFCQSCKRINRHQKSLCTSKSNAVCGECLPGFYSKTRIDGLQDLECMPCGPSYTTEQQCSRSREVYVEKVWSPEGPAQNAAVATTISVALVTMAIILAAALLIYFRHTLLKKIFKGCLAPQSTSQNDMECAASPVNRVTLNLEQQDQDSGACDNSTTTADTLARLQSKVDMIGPLGSILLSPDLKTQDHSYLLETEPLVQNSTCSNCSSGFVSQISFEPPSTSGDVPLTMETPVGPIDSGESVAGSLFLQSSEGYCASEQQESPLHQHVPVECTELDFHSTAASTLDLHSTTDPDCSSVSLGITEISEIRDGPSGDGSGGKQLRRSPSDCPEEQTDSCWSSHQQLCNSSLGGSNAMETASLLKKCIRIMQGHMEKQTIVPRDLAAYLAPLAKYSRRG, translated from the exons ATGCTCGTGAAAACGATTTTTAAAAGTGTGCTTAAGTATCTTCGTAAAACTTATGGATCAAG GAGTTACATTTCTGTCATGGATTGTTCTGAAACCCAGTACtacttgaatgggaactgccacCCTTGTCTGCAATGTGGACCAGGACAAGAGCTGTCAGAG GACTGTGGTTATGGAATTGGACGTTCGGCTTATTGCATCCCCTGTAATGTAAAGACTTATAAAGAGGGTCAGGGTTACCACAACTGCAGATTCTGCCAGTCGTGTAAACGCATAAACAGGCACCAGAAGTCACTGTGTACCTCTAAAAGCAATGCTGTCTGTGGGGAGTGTTTACCAGG CTTTTACAGTAAGACACGGATAGATGGCTTGCAGGACTTGGAGTGCATGCCGTGTGGTCCCTCCTACACTACTGAGCAGCAGTGCAGCC GAAGCAGAGAAGtgtatgtggaaaaagtctggaGCCCAGAAGGCCCAGCCCAAAATGCTGCTGTTGCCACCACAATTTCTGTAGCCCTGGTTACCATGGCAATCATCCTCGCTGCTGCCTTGCTTATATACTTCAGACATACCTTACTAAAGAAAATATTTAAAG GATGCCTGGCTCCTCAAAGCACAAGTCAGAATGACATGGAGTGTGCAGCATCCCCAGTGAACAGGGTCACACTGAACCTGGAGCAGCAAGACCAAGACTCAG GTGCATGTGATAACTCTACCACCACTGCAGACACGTTGGCCAGACTGCAGTCCAAAGTGGACATGATTGGCCCTCTGGGGTCCATTCTACTAAGCCCTGACCTTAAAACTCAGGACCACAGCTATCTCCTGGAGACCGAGCCGCTGGTGCAGAACTCCACCTGCAGTAACTGCTCCTCTGGGTTTGTCTCTCAGATATCCTTTGAGCCGCCCTCAACCAGTGGGGACGTCCCACTCACAATGGAGACCCCTGTGGGTCCAATAGACAGTGGGGAGTCTGTGGCAGGGTCCCTGTTCCTACAGAGCAGTGAGGGATACTGTGCCTCTGAGCAGCAGGAGAGCCCTCTCCATCAGCATGTCCCAGTAGAGTGCACTGAGCTAGACTTCCACAGTACTGCAGCCTCAACACTGGACCTCCACAGTACTACTGACCCAGACTGTAGCTCTGTGAGCCTGGGGATTACTGAGATATCTGAGATTAGGGACGGCCCCTCCGGAGATGGGTCAGGAGGAAAACAACTGAGGAGGAGTCCATCTGACTGCCCAGAGGAGCAAACTGACAGCTGTTGGAGCAGCCATCAACAACTCTGCAACAGCAGTCTGGGAGGCAGTAATGCG ATGGAAACAGCGAGCCTGCTGAAGAAGTGTATCCGGATCATGCAAG GCCACATGGAGAAACAGACTATCGTGCCAAGAGACCTAGCCGCATACTTGGCACCACTGGCTAAATATTCAAGAAGAGGATAA
- the eda2r gene encoding tumor necrosis factor receptor superfamily member 27 isoform X1, whose amino-acid sequence MLVKTIFKSVLKYLRKTYGSRSYISVMDCSETQYYLNGNCHPCLQCGPGQELSEDCGYGIGRSAYCIPCNVKTYKEGQGYHNCRFCQSCKRINRHQKSLCTSKSNAVCGECLPGFYSKTRIDGLQDLECMPCGPSYTTEQQCSRSREVYVEKVWSPEGPAQNAAVATTISVALVTMAIILAAALLIYFRHTLLKKIFKGCLAPQSTSQNDMECAASPVNRVTLNLEQQDQDSGACDNSTTTADTLARLQSKVDMIGPLGSILLSPDLKTQDHSYLLETEPLVQNSTCSNCSSGFVSQISFEPPSTSGDVPLTMETPVGPIDSGESVAGSLFLQSSEGYCASEQQESPLHQHVPVECTELDFHSTAASTLDLHSTTDPDCSSVSLGITEISEIRDGPSGDGSGGKQLRRSPSDCPEEQTDSCWSSHQQLCNSSLGGSNAMETASLLKKCIRIMQGVRLGRLPQALVDSLALKLDPTFPGVQNYQQVALMMGIPHELLKGLCGFDHVFRYLSSCTLLTVPELLHTFYLLQRLDTLLLLCEYAMQRQVTGCTC is encoded by the exons ATGCTCGTGAAAACGATTTTTAAAAGTGTGCTTAAGTATCTTCGTAAAACTTATGGATCAAG GAGTTACATTTCTGTCATGGATTGTTCTGAAACCCAGTACtacttgaatgggaactgccacCCTTGTCTGCAATGTGGACCAGGACAAGAGCTGTCAGAG GACTGTGGTTATGGAATTGGACGTTCGGCTTATTGCATCCCCTGTAATGTAAAGACTTATAAAGAGGGTCAGGGTTACCACAACTGCAGATTCTGCCAGTCGTGTAAACGCATAAACAGGCACCAGAAGTCACTGTGTACCTCTAAAAGCAATGCTGTCTGTGGGGAGTGTTTACCAGG CTTTTACAGTAAGACACGGATAGATGGCTTGCAGGACTTGGAGTGCATGCCGTGTGGTCCCTCCTACACTACTGAGCAGCAGTGCAGCC GAAGCAGAGAAGtgtatgtggaaaaagtctggaGCCCAGAAGGCCCAGCCCAAAATGCTGCTGTTGCCACCACAATTTCTGTAGCCCTGGTTACCATGGCAATCATCCTCGCTGCTGCCTTGCTTATATACTTCAGACATACCTTACTAAAGAAAATATTTAAAG GATGCCTGGCTCCTCAAAGCACAAGTCAGAATGACATGGAGTGTGCAGCATCCCCAGTGAACAGGGTCACACTGAACCTGGAGCAGCAAGACCAAGACTCAG GTGCATGTGATAACTCTACCACCACTGCAGACACGTTGGCCAGACTGCAGTCCAAAGTGGACATGATTGGCCCTCTGGGGTCCATTCTACTAAGCCCTGACCTTAAAACTCAGGACCACAGCTATCTCCTGGAGACCGAGCCGCTGGTGCAGAACTCCACCTGCAGTAACTGCTCCTCTGGGTTTGTCTCTCAGATATCCTTTGAGCCGCCCTCAACCAGTGGGGACGTCCCACTCACAATGGAGACCCCTGTGGGTCCAATAGACAGTGGGGAGTCTGTGGCAGGGTCCCTGTTCCTACAGAGCAGTGAGGGATACTGTGCCTCTGAGCAGCAGGAGAGCCCTCTCCATCAGCATGTCCCAGTAGAGTGCACTGAGCTAGACTTCCACAGTACTGCAGCCTCAACACTGGACCTCCACAGTACTACTGACCCAGACTGTAGCTCTGTGAGCCTGGGGATTACTGAGATATCTGAGATTAGGGACGGCCCCTCCGGAGATGGGTCAGGAGGAAAACAACTGAGGAGGAGTCCATCTGACTGCCCAGAGGAGCAAACTGACAGCTGTTGGAGCAGCCATCAACAACTCTGCAACAGCAGTCTGGGAGGCAGTAATGCG ATGGAAACAGCGAGCCTGCTGAAGAAGTGTATCCGGATCATGCAAG GGGTCCGTCTAGGCAGGCTGCCCCAGGCCTTGGTGGATTCTCTGGCTCTGAAGCTGGACCCAACGTTCCCAGGAGTACAGAACTACCAGCAGGTGGCGCTGATGATGGGCATACCTCACGAGTTGCTGAAAGGCCTGTGTGGGTTTGATCACGTCTTTCGGTACCTTTCCTCCTGCACTCTGCTGACAGTACCTGAACTACTCCACACCTTCTATCTCCTGCAAAGGCTTGACACCCTGCTCCTGCTGTGTGAATATGCCATGCAGCGCCAGGTCACAGGATGCACATGCTAA